In the Pseudomonas sp. ADAK2 genome, one interval contains:
- a CDS encoding RidA family protein encodes MKAITLLTGLLMTATALTSQADEIKRIALPNSNFPISLAVSVPAQTELLFVSGLLADLHDPKAPKDSFAAYGDTATQTTSILNKLKGVLQSQGLDLGDVVQLRVFLVGDPAKGNKLDFAGLQEGYTPYFGSAAQPNKPARTAIQVVALPLPGGLVEIEAVAARKK; translated from the coding sequence ATGAAAGCCATTACCTTGCTCACAGGATTGCTCATGACCGCCACCGCCCTCACCAGTCAGGCCGACGAAATCAAACGCATCGCCCTGCCCAACTCGAACTTCCCGATTTCCCTGGCGGTGTCGGTGCCGGCGCAAACGGAGTTGCTGTTCGTCAGCGGATTGCTTGCAGATTTGCATGACCCGAAAGCGCCGAAAGATTCGTTCGCCGCCTATGGCGATACCGCGACCCAGACCACCTCGATCCTCAACAAGCTCAAAGGCGTGCTGCAAAGCCAGGGCCTGGACCTCGGCGATGTGGTGCAACTGCGGGTGTTCCTGGTGGGCGATCCGGCCAAGGGCAACAAACTCGATTTCGCCGGGTTGCAGGAAGGCTATACGCCGTACTTCGGCAGTGCCGCGCAACCGAACAAACCGGCGCGCACGGCGATTCAAGTCGTCGCGCTGCCGCTGCCCGGCGGCCTGGTGGAAATCGAAGCCGTCGCCGCGCGCAAGAAGTGA